Proteins encoded within one genomic window of Sebastes fasciatus isolate fSebFas1 chromosome 18, fSebFas1.pri, whole genome shotgun sequence:
- the LOC141756255 gene encoding thrombomodulin-like, translated as MIPTTHTLLISVFLLLCGLDEAVPSHCGRLHAEGEGARVKYTDHKDLELDDSETFPPGTLAVTGKVGSKHPDSKHLCVDSTWLRAPWNCEVLLGGCAHNCSSETHTCVCPAGKMLHPNNITCTDGPCELNPCTGEGRECETTRGGGFKCTCKDGFVEEDGVCVNVEICDKCEHMLCNKLYGVYKCECRKGFRVSAHDATKCQVICTERDCPGMCVKDDKQDRYQCFCPDGYIQDVPDANNSRPFCTDINECETKQCDHKCENSFGGYRCLCDKGFKLHGDGYTCEEDEEDNGSGSTPPPYPTPAGSHPAAVPSYIKTGSILGIAVFMALCATLLFFLIRNAVKRCGRFDLSSFKHPDIDIFYLQQVTTETYKRLSFDKFKNDS; from the coding sequence ATGATtcctacaacacacacactgcttattagtgtgtttctcctcctctgcgGGCTGGACGAAGCGGTCCCGTCTCACTGCGGGCGCCTCCACGCAGAGGGCGAGGGCGCGCGGGTGAAGTACACTGATCATAAGGACCTCGAGCTGGACGATTCGGAAACGTTCCCGCCAGGTACTCTCGCGGTAACGGGAAAAGTTGGCAGTAAACATCCGGACTCGAAGCACTTGTGTGTCGACAGCACCTGGCTGCGCGCTCCCTGGAACTGCGAGGTGCTGCTGGGCGGCTGCGCGCACAACTGCAGCTCCGAGACGCACACCTGCGTGTGTCCCGCGGGTAAGATGCTCCATCCCAACAACATCACCTGCACCGACGGCCCGTGCGAGTTGAACCCGTGCACAGGTGAGGGCCGGGAGTGCGAGACCACCCGGGGAGGAGGGTTCAAGTGCACGTGCAAAGATGGCTTCGTGGAGGAGGACGGAGTGTGCGTGAACGTTGAGATCTGTGATAAGTGTGAGCACATGCTGTGCAACAAATTATACGGGGTTTACAAGTGCGAGTGCCGGAAGGGGTTCAGGGTGTCGGCCCACGACGCCACCAAGTGCCAGGTGATCTGCACCGAGAGGGACTGTCCGGGTATGTGCGTCAAGGACGACAAGCAGGACCGGTACCAGTGTTTCTGTCCCGACGGATACATCCAAGACGTCCCAGACGCCAACAACAGCAGGCCCTTCTGCACCGACATCAACGAGTGCGAGACCAAACAGTGCGATCACAAGTGCGAGAACTCGTTTGGCGGTTACAGGTGTTTGTGCGACAAGGGGTTCAAGCTGCACGGCGATGGGTACACGTgcgaagaggacgaggaggacaaCGGATCGGgctccactcctcctccataCCCGACGCCAGCCGGCTCCCACCCAGCCGCGGTGCCCTCTTACATCAAGACCGGCAGCATCCTGGGCATCGCCGTGTTCATGGCGCTGTGCGCGACGCTGTTGTTTTTCCTGATCCGAAACGCGGTCAAGCGGTGCGGCAGATTCGACCTTTCCTCCTTCAAACATCCGGACATCGATATTTTCTACCTGCAGCAGGTGACCACGGAGACGTATAAGAGGTTATCCTTCGACAAGTTTAAAAACGACTCGTGA